Part of the Paludisphaera borealis genome, CCGGCACCGTGTTGATCAACCGAGTGATGAAGGACGCCATCGTCATCCCTCAGCGGGCGCATTTCGAGGTTCTCGACAAGCTGTACGTTTACGTCGTTGGCAAGGATGACGTGGTGCATCAGCGCGAGATCGCGATCCAGAACGAAATGGATGACATCTATGTAGTCAAGAGCGGACTCGGCGTGGACGACAAGATCGTTCTCGAGGGGATCCAACAGGTTCGCGATGGCGAGAAAGTCGAATACGAGTTTAGCACCCCGGAATTGGTTATGGCGCATCTAAAAAACAAGGCGGAGTAACGCCGGCTTCCCGGTACTGAGACCAAGCCAACCAGTTTCCCGGCACTGAAACCAACTTAACTCGATTATCTCAGAACTATGTTCGCAAAAATCCTCTATAGACCGGCGTTGGCGATCGTGATCTCCGTGATCATCTTGTTTCTGGGGGGGCTGGCGATCAAAACGCTGCCGATCTCCCAGTTCCCCTCCGTCGCGCCGCCGAGCGTGGTGGTCACGGTTGCTTATCCCGGCGCCAGCGCCGCAGTGCTGGTCGACTCGGTTCTGATTATCCTGGAGCAGGCCATCAACGGCGTCCAGGACATGCGTTACATGGCCTCCGCCGCCACCAGCGCCGGCGAGGCGACGATCATGATCGTCTTCGAGCCGGGCACGGACCCGAATGTGGCGGTCTTGAACGTGAACAACCGGATCAACATGGTGAAAAACCGACTCCCTCCCCTGGTGGAGCGGGAGGGAATCGTCGTCATGCAGATGATGACGAGCATGCTGATGTATGTGAACGTCTTCAGTACGCAGAAGAGCGTCGACCAGAACTTCCTTTACAACTACGCGTTCGTCAACATCCTGCCCGAGATCAAGCGGGTCCGGGGCGTCGGCACCGCCACGATTCTCGGCAGCCGTCAGTATTCCATGCGGGTCTGGCTGGATCTCGACCGCATGCGCGCCTACAACCTGTCCTCCGAGGACGTCATGACGGCTCTGGGAAAACAGAGCATGATCGGCTCGCCCGGGCGACTCGGCCAGGCGACCGGCAGGACGTCGCAAACGGTCGAGTACGTCCTGACCTGGGTGGGACGCTACAACAAGACGGAGCAGTATGAAAACATCATTCTCAAGGCGAATCCTAGTGGAGAGATCCTGCGGCTCAAGGACGTCGCCAAAATCGAGCTGAGCGCCTCGTACTACAACCTCTATTCGGACATCGACGGCCTTCCGTCTGCTGCCATCGTCCTCAAGCAAACGCCCGGATCCAACGCCGCCACCGTCATCGAGGAGGTCAAGGAGAAGCTCAAGGAGATGAAGGCGGAGTCGTTCCCTCCCGGCATGGACTTCGCGGTCACCTACGACGTCTCCGCGTTCCTGGAGGCCTCCATTGAGAAGGTGCTCCACACCCTGTTCGAGGCTTTCGTGTTGGTGGCCCTGGTGGTCTTCATGTTCCTCGGTGATTGGCGGTCCACGCTGATACCGACCCTGGCGGTTCCGGTGTCCTTGATCGGGACCTTCTTCTTCATGCTGATGTTCGGTCTATCGATCAACCTGATCACGCTCTTCGCGCTGGTGCTGGCGATCGGCGTGGTGGTCGACGACGCGATCGTGGTGGTCGAGGCGGTGCATGCCAAGATGGCCGAGAAACACCTCTCGCCCTATCGGGCGACCATGGAGGTCGTCCACGAGATCAGCGGCGCGATCATCGCCATCACCCTGGTCATGACGGCGGTCTTCATTCCGGTGACCTTCATGACCGGGCCGGTCGGCGTCTTCTACCGCCAGTTCGGTCTCACGATGGCCACGTCCATCGTCCTCTCCGGCGTCGTGGCCCTGACGCTCACGCCGGTTCTCTGTGCGATGCTCCTCAAGCCCCACACGAACCACGTGAAGAAGCGCGGGCCGCTGGCCATGCTGCTGCATGTCTTTGACCGTGGGGTCGAGAAGGTCACGGGCGGTTACGCCGCAGTCCTGCGCCGCATCGTCACGCGCCGCGCGTTCACCATGTTCGTCATCATGGGCTTCAGTACCGGCATTTACCTCGTAAACACGCAGCTCTCGACTGGCTTCATCCCGCTCGAGGACCAGGGCATGATCTATGGGATCATCCAGACGCCTCCGGGCTCGACCCTCGAGTACACCAACTCCAAGGCCCACGAACTACAGCAGATCGCCAAGGACATCGAAGGAGTCAACTCGGTCTCCTCGTTGGCCGGTTACGAGGTTCTGACCGAGGGGCGGGGCTCGAACGCGGGGACCTGTCTCATCAATTTGAAGCCCTGGGCCGAGCGCAAGATGACCTCGCGCCAGATCATTGAGAAGCTCGACGAAAGAGGCCGCGCGATATCCAACGTCAAGCTCGAGTTCTTCGAGCCGCCCGCGGTTCCTGGATTTGGCGCGGCCGGGGGGTTCTCCACGCGCGTCCTCGACAAGACGAACACGAACGACTACAAGCGGCTCGGAGAAGTGACCGCGAAGTTCATGGCCGCCCTGTCGAAGCGGAAGGAGGTGAAGGGCCTGTTCACCTTCTTCGCCAGCAACTACCCGCAGTATGAACT contains:
- a CDS encoding efflux RND transporter permease subunit, which codes for MFAKILYRPALAIVISVIILFLGGLAIKTLPISQFPSVAPPSVVVTVAYPGASAAVLVDSVLIILEQAINGVQDMRYMASAATSAGEATIMIVFEPGTDPNVAVLNVNNRINMVKNRLPPLVEREGIVVMQMMTSMLMYVNVFSTQKSVDQNFLYNYAFVNILPEIKRVRGVGTATILGSRQYSMRVWLDLDRMRAYNLSSEDVMTALGKQSMIGSPGRLGQATGRTSQTVEYVLTWVGRYNKTEQYENIILKANPSGEILRLKDVAKIELSASYYNLYSDIDGLPSAAIVLKQTPGSNAATVIEEVKEKLKEMKAESFPPGMDFAVTYDVSAFLEASIEKVLHTLFEAFVLVALVVFMFLGDWRSTLIPTLAVPVSLIGTFFFMLMFGLSINLITLFALVLAIGVVVDDAIVVVEAVHAKMAEKHLSPYRATMEVVHEISGAIIAITLVMTAVFIPVTFMTGPVGVFYRQFGLTMATSIVLSGVVALTLTPVLCAMLLKPHTNHVKKRGPLAMLLHVFDRGVEKVTGGYAAVLRRIVTRRAFTMFVIMGFSTGIYLVNTQLSTGFIPLEDQGMIYGIIQTPPGSTLEYTNSKAHELQQIAKDIEGVNSVSSLAGYEVLTEGRGSNAGTCLINLKPWAERKMTSRQIIEKLDERGRAISNVKLEFFEPPAVPGFGAAGGFSTRVLDKTNTNDYKRLGEVTAKFMAALSKRKEVKGLFTFFASNYPQYELVINNDVAMQKGVSIGTAMDNLSVVVGSTWEQGFILFGQFFKVFVQAAPEFRRFPEDLEKMFVKNDRGEMVPYSAFMTIKKQQGLNEINRYNLYPSAAIQGAPAAGYSSGQAIKAIEEVAAETLPPGYDIGWEGLSYDEANKGNLAVYIFLIVVVFVYLVLVGQYESFMLPLAVILSLPVGLFGTFLLLKIMGLSNDVYAQIGLVMLVGLLGKNAILIVEFAVQRRQEGLSLKEAAIEGGKLRFRPILMTSFAFIAGLLPLVYATGPGAIGNRTIGTAAVGGMLVGTLIGVLVIPGLYYLFGVIAEKRKLLQDEADEPLSEIFEHTA